AGTGGCAGAGAAAGTTGACAGAATATAGCATCAAAACCACAGCATAGACAGCAGCGTCCGTTACAAAGGcattaagaaagaaaaggaaaagaaagagcgGTGAGCAGGTGCACCGAGCACGTTGAGCCACCTCTGGCAGTGTTTTCAACTactattctgttttttttgtttctttttcttataaaaaaaaggaaggtaCATGATTattgtcacaaaataaaatctctttgGCATAGAATACCCACccaaaagcacaaacacacacacacacatactcacatgcgcacacacacacacactctcagaagGTTCTCTAACAGAAACCTACAAGCATTGCCATCGTCAGAATTATAATCAGAAAAATTAGGCTATAAAACAAAGTAGAGCCCTGTTAGGATTATGAGTCCATCCTCTATGATAATTGCATATATTACATCAGGCTGAGAGCAGAGCAAAGCATCTCTACTGGAATCTCTatattctcttcttctttgtcccATTATGTCCAATGTCCCCTCCTCCgtcacttctctctttcttctgtgtCTATACgaagatgagagaaagaaaaagagcaaatgCTGATTTCACATTTCTGCAGGATCACAAACTCTCAGCTTCTCATTTTCTCAATCAGCTTTTTACAATCTGTGATATTCTGCCcaacatgttactacatgtgaGAGCTTTCTCTCCTGTTCCTGTCTGTGTTCTCCCTGCTGGCAGGACTCagcttaaaaaaaactgtgaagtCTCTACACCAATAAGGATGAGAGTCCTTTATCCAGAAATATGATTTTAACCAATGAGATGTATGAATTGCCcctttcatttttataaaacaacagaatcatATAGTTATATTGTTCAATGTTATCATGTTATCATCAGACCTTTGTCCTCCTAATCATGTTACTTACACCTAATTACCTCCACcagtgttttcacccctgtctgtttgtttctcagcaagattacgcaaaaactacaaaacagattaccatgaaacttggtggatgtGGTATGTGTTAGGGAAAAACTGGTGTAGATCTGGATCAAGGACAGGATCCAGGGAATAAATTAAAGGGATCTGATATCTGTGAGTTAGTGTAATTTGGtgtagcttgattgaattaaaggagactgttgggccctggcgGAGATATGAACTCTGACCATCCCATTCCAGTTGTTGAATAGAGCACTTGAatcaatggaaaaaaataaaagggctGTTTATATGTTTCCAGGTCACTGTCAATCAAATCTGATGACACCAAACTCATAATAAATACTAACTACAGATTTTTTAGCTTCTGGTTTTGCATTTTGTTCAGTAACATTGATGACAAAATATGACCGAAGTGTCCTTATAGGCTGAGGAACAATCCCAGCACGTACTGACCTTTAATAAGGGTATTGTTGCCTATCGAAGTTGCTGGCTGGGTATTCCTCAGGCATCATATTTGGATCCATGCCGTCAATGATCATGTCACCAGAATATGCTCCGTAACCTTGGTAACCAGTATCCAGCTCTGCAAGAGATagccaaattatttttttcacaagTTATATACAGGACCAACTGATTTTGTCACTTAGCTTCCTGTGTAGGCTTCTCTGAGGGTTTATTTACTGCTGTTGTCACTGCTTGTTAGAAAACTGAACATGCGACTGGAAATcatcaacattttcacacattttaggCAGATTTCTGAGACATTGTGATCATAGAGGAGAAGCTGATCCCTTTTCTCTGAACCCTGCTGCTCACcgagaagacagaaaaaaacaacgcCATAAAAGGAGAAAAGACAAGAGACGGAAAGAACAGGAATTAAGAGAAAGATCTGAAAGATGCAAACACAGATATGGAAGCACCAGGATGGAGCTTGATGGAGAGAAAAGCTTTTAGACAGACTTGGCAATGAGGGATAGGTTGTGATGtgctgagagaaaaagacagacatgAATAAAGATTAAGAAGTTTACTACGATGAAAGAAAAGTATGAGGTGACTGAGAAAAGTATCAGGCTACGTAGAATCTTGTGATATATCTATTTGGATCATAATGTGAAACTGACCAGATAGTGGTGGCCAAATTTATGATTGATTTGAAGAggaaattaaagttaaaaagagAACTGAAACCTATGTAATGTAGGCCGTCAACCTGTTAATACATGACAGCAAGTTAACACCGTGTGGTGCATTGACCTAGTGCTGAGGAATGTGCTGCATGTGCACATTTCAGCCATAGTTACTCACCATCTTGATAGTTTGAATCCATGGGGATACTGTTGTGGGCCTGCAGAGGTCACAACAGAGCAAAGGTCAAATAAAACCGTCAACGTTTAAATAGAAAGCTTATTAATAGTCCCATCCTATACAATCTGTAGTCCTGCTTTTATTATATAGTAACTGAAAACACTCACCATCTCCCAGGCAGCGGGGTCTTGTTTgaacagagagtgtgtgagttCCACGGACACTCGCTTTTTGTAGTCGAGGTTCTTGTCCTCGGAGATTCTGAAGAGCACAGCCGCAGCGTATGTAGCTGAGGGGAAATAGAGCGGGACACATTCAGCGGtgtacaaaaaaaacatcaattctGTGCGTGTGTTATTGTGAATGAAAAGAGTACGTTTAAACTGACTTAGAAGGATGAAGAAAATTTTAGTAAGATATAAATGGTCAATACCATTCTGTTTATGTCTGTACACTATAGGCTGAAGTCAGTTAGCTTAGCACGAAGACTGGGAACAGGTGGGAACAGACGCCGTACAAAGGTAACACAATTTACCTGCCAAACCATCTATATCATCATGAACATGTTACATCTGGATGGTTTAAACCCCTAAAATACTAAATGTTAATGCCAATTAACTAAGATAACTTTGGGTGGtttcatatttactgtaaaGACTCAAGATTTGGCAAGAAATGTCATGTTAAATGATATGTTTGTGAGTATCAAGTAACATTTTATTCAAACTAACCATATATTTAAGAGAGTTTAACTTTGACTCTGCACCCtaattaaatgtttgtattgttttcttttaatgaagACATCACTATGTCATTCTGAAATGTTTctgaagtaaaaataaagagactcactcacagtgaaaacagcaCTTTAAATATGACTCAATGCTACATTACAGTGAGCTTATCATAGTACATTATCTGGATGTCCTACCAATGCCCTCGTTATTGGAGTGCAGCAGCTCCATCAGGGGAGCCGACGCTCCCTCGCTGTCGATGACCTCTGCTGATGGTTTGTCCAGGGCCAGCTCGCACAGGACGCCCGCCGCCACACGCTTCACGTTGTCCACTGGAGAGTagagcagctgaggaggaagaaaattggtattaataaaaaaacaacaacataattaAGTTAATTATCAAGACACTGACGGCATCTTACCTGCACAAACAACGGAATGGTCTGCATGTTGGCGATATCTGCTCTGCTGATGGGGTCCCTGGCCAGGATGTGCAGTGCTCCTGTGCAACCCTCAACAATCTCCTCCATCCTCACTCCATCCTGAGAACAAATatgaacacaataaaaaaaaaatgaataaaacacaacctcTCATTTCCAACAAATAGAATTCCATCCCAAGGCATGGCTGAGGATGGTGGATGCCTCTGATTGGTAGACCACATGTTGGTTTGGGGGTTTAGTTTCAGcatacatttgaaaatgagagCAGCTTTCCAGATTCCCACCCACAAGCAGTCGTTGGTGGCGGGGGTCAGCCCATCTTTGATTAGAGGGTGTTAACcttttcaaatatattaaaatgacaTAGAGATGTCCCCAAATCTGTCCCAAATCTATTGGCCCTGGCAGGTCCaagacagtttgaaacactaggtggcaCTATGTTAAACATGTAAATgtagatttctttttaaatgttgtaataCATGTGATGTTAAAACCAGCATTATtgtaaaaaacatacaaatcatttattttacagctcaaaaaacacatttaagtgcAGTATCTCTTAAAAGGCATACAGTGATGCCTACACTAGCCCGTTATATACCTGGTATGTCTGCTGGGCAGATGAGCCATGTTTCTGCGCGTCCTGGTGAGCTTTGAGCAGCAGGTTGACGAGGGAGGGGATGGCTCCTGCGTCCCTCAGAGGGGCCTGGTTCTCTGGGCAGAGGGCCAGGTTACGGATCAGGCCGACCGCAGCCTTTGGACGGGGAGCAGAGGCAAAGATACGATCATGATACTGTTTACTGTTACaggtgacaaataaaacaaagtcaacATACAACTTTGAAATTCAAGTTTAAGAATTAAAGTAAACAAGAATTAAAGTTGTGCGGTAAATGTAACATTTTTTGTAATGTCATAATGTTTCCCGTTTAAAGTCTGGTGATGTAAAACATACTGTTCCTGCTGTCATGAGCACTTCATGCTCTTTTGGGCTGACTGGGGCTCTGGCTTTCTTCCCTATCTGCCATCCTCtttgtccatctgtccactTCTCCCCATTCCCCCCATTCTCATGTTCGGAACAAACCATTAACTCCTCACCGTGTTTGTTTTCACGGTCATTTACTTAAATTTTCCTCAAATCACCTTCCTCGCAGTCTATCACCCTTTCCCACATTTTCCTGAAACCACCACACATCATCTCTTTAGCAGCACATTTCTCCACATTTTAGTCCCTTCgccctctgtccctccctcgCTCTACCTTGATGACAGGCCAGTAGTAGGGCTGGTTGAGCAGCTTGACGATGGCGGGGATGCCATAGTGATTCCTCACAGCATTCTGTGCCATCTCGGCATGCTGGTGTCGTGAAGTCAGGTGGCGCAGGGCGCAAACGGCAGGTTCAGTCACATCCTCCTTCTCACCAGCACGCAGTATGGCGTGGATCAGTGCCTCGACGCCATTGCTCTGGGTGACCAGGGTTTTATTGTGGGCGTTGTTGCATGTGAGGTTAGACAGGATGCCGGTGGCACACGTTAACATGTTGATGTCATCTGAGCTGAGGAGGGTCACCAGCACCTGCAGCAGGCTGTCCATACCCTCCTGAAAACAGGAACACAGTGGTGTCAGACACTTCTGTGTTTCCAAATAAGGTAAACAAAACAATtctgaaaaaaagaggaagaaaagtaaatattaaCAGTAAATGTGGACACAGACCTGCTTGGTAGCAGCGTCAGACAGGTTTCTGAGTGTCCACAGGCAGTTTTGCATTAGACGTTGGCTGGAGCCTGTGAGGTGTTTACCCAGAGCCTGCATCCCACCTGCAGGGAGCAGAGAATACCTCAGCAACATCTCATAAATAAGGCTGTCATGATGTGCTGTGGTTGATAAGACGCCAACAGCCACTTTCCAGGGTAGAAGTAGTTGACACACCTGTATGACTGCTTTGTACTCACAGGTGTGTGCTGACAGAGAAAACACGTATCACATACCAGCCTCCACAATGGCGGGTTTGTTGCTGGGGCACACAGAAAGCACTTTGAGCACACGGC
This is a stretch of genomic DNA from Paralichthys olivaceus isolate ysfri-2021 chromosome 8, ASM2471397v2, whole genome shotgun sequence. It encodes these proteins:
- the jupa gene encoding junction plakoglobin a; this encodes MQMGELDSGVTKVSKWQETMYGLDSGIQSGANTVRDDDYTTTKQYTMTTTVSSDQPALDMQSSLTRAQRVRAAMFPETLDESITILSTQTDASQMTNVQRLAEPSQMLKTAIIHLINYQDDAELATRAVPELTKLLNDEDQVVVSKAAQIVNQLTRKEASRRALMQSPQMVAAVVRAMQNTSDMETARATASILHNLSHQREGLLSIFKSGGIPALVRMLSSPMESVLFYAITTLHNLLLHQEGAKMAVRLADGLQRMVPLLKKSNPKFLAITTDCLQLLSYGNQESKLIILANGGPEGLVHIMRNYSYEKLLWTTSRVLKVLSVCPSNKPAIVEAGGMQALGKHLTGSSQRLMQNCLWTLRNLSDAATKQEGMDSLLQVLVTLLSSDDINMLTCATGILSNLTCNNAHNKTLVTQSNGVEALIHAILRAGEKEDVTEPAVCALRHLTSRHQHAEMAQNAVRNHYGIPAIVKLLNQPYYWPVIKAAVGLIRNLALCPENQAPLRDAGAIPSLVNLLLKAHQDAQKHGSSAQQTYQDGVRMEEIVEGCTGALHILARDPISRADIANMQTIPLFVQLLYSPVDNVKRVAAGVLCELALDKPSAEVIDSEGASAPLMELLHSNNEGIATYAAAVLFRISEDKNLDYKKRVSVELTHSLFKQDPAAWEMAHNSIPMDSNYQDELDTGYQGYGAYSGDMIIDGMDPNMMPEEYPASNFDRQQYPY